The following are encoded in a window of Corynebacterium argentoratense DSM 44202 genomic DNA:
- a CDS encoding Gp37-like protein — translation MSDFINWLDQRNAAHTTGDGWGLWLTDKYFNPVADLHGCSSLSFEDKVNAVGVMEIVLPGDHPAVEALLPLDLERVGAPEAMWGALVDSGQFLIFEGPGGASERIVGRVARITDTRGQGGHGTVTVEAKTLYRHVEKIACYPTPGAPLVAQLKYRDYRAGDSLRVVKEYLFVNLMREFQPELRLGWKLWDMGAWRSLVDPSRWPLIVNPVHASTATQNTVLDARMDLAADLFSETLDAAGLLLTANLWLPGDKQPDGFPVALTTPIIILDVVPRQFDTSTTGGGLDFLRGLVRSFDRSNNAPRRGLGDTKATAAGVYPWVVWRPEDMGAMTSDFTVVKSEDAHVIVGGRSPEVLNKAISAGTKAAFHGLAGGLAAAFPQFSILIGAAGEFFGEAAASSFQDKLFAWQEFSDSVRMEAQGPYRYRTSVGSGDGWTLSAWQQAFQMLQQGAGMMSVGFTTSAQTIYKWGRDYRAGDQQGLVHRGALFATYVAEAKLSWSVSSGWREELTLGDPRARESWARGYARSLKAVSNAVSRVKSFVM, via the coding sequence GTGTCTGATTTTATTAACTGGCTGGATCAAAGGAACGCGGCTCATACCACGGGCGACGGCTGGGGGCTATGGTTAACCGATAAGTACTTTAACCCGGTGGCTGATCTTCACGGCTGCAGTAGCCTATCTTTTGAGGACAAAGTTAACGCCGTGGGGGTTATGGAGATTGTGCTACCGGGGGATCACCCGGCGGTAGAAGCGCTTTTGCCTTTGGACTTGGAGCGGGTGGGCGCCCCCGAAGCCATGTGGGGGGCCCTGGTTGATTCTGGACAGTTCCTTATTTTTGAAGGGCCGGGGGGCGCGTCGGAGCGTATTGTGGGCCGGGTCGCTCGTATCACTGACACCCGGGGGCAGGGCGGCCACGGGACGGTAACAGTTGAGGCTAAGACTCTTTACCGTCATGTGGAGAAAATAGCTTGTTACCCTACCCCTGGGGCACCTTTGGTGGCACAATTAAAGTACCGTGACTACCGGGCGGGGGATTCTTTGCGCGTGGTTAAAGAATATCTTTTCGTTAACCTTATGCGCGAATTCCAGCCTGAGTTAAGGCTTGGGTGGAAGCTGTGGGACATGGGCGCGTGGCGTTCACTTGTTGACCCTAGCCGCTGGCCGTTGATCGTTAACCCCGTGCACGCGTCCACTGCTACGCAAAACACGGTGTTAGACGCGCGTATGGATTTAGCGGCGGATTTGTTTTCTGAGACGCTCGACGCGGCGGGTTTGCTGTTAACGGCTAACCTGTGGCTACCGGGGGATAAGCAACCTGACGGGTTCCCCGTGGCCTTAACTACCCCTATCATTATCTTGGACGTTGTTCCTAGGCAATTTGATACGTCCACTACAGGCGGGGGGCTGGATTTTCTACGCGGCCTAGTCCGTAGTTTTGACAGGTCCAATAACGCCCCCCGCCGTGGTTTGGGCGATACGAAAGCAACAGCTGCGGGGGTGTACCCGTGGGTGGTGTGGCGCCCCGAGGACATGGGGGCTATGACGTCCGATTTCACTGTGGTTAAATCGGAAGACGCCCACGTAATTGTGGGCGGGCGTTCCCCCGAAGTCTTGAATAAGGCTATTAGCGCGGGTACGAAAGCCGCGTTTCATGGGTTAGCCGGTGGCCTGGCCGCTGCGTTCCCCCAATTTTCTATCTTGATCGGCGCGGCGGGTGAATTCTTTGGCGAAGCCGCCGCCTCATCGTTTCAGGATAAGCTTTTCGCCTGGCAAGAATTTAGCGACTCTGTCCGAATGGAGGCCCAGGGGCCATATCGCTATAGGACGTCTGTAGGTTCCGGCGATGGTTGGACGCTGTCAGCGTGGCAGCAGGCGTTTCAGATGCTCCAACAGGGAGCGGGCATGATGTCCGTGGGCTTTACTACTAGCGCCCAAACGATTTATAAGTGGGGGCGCGATTACCGGGCGGGGGATCAACAGGGCTTAGTTCATAGGGGCGCCTTATTCGCTACTTATGTTGCGGAGGCTAAATTATCGTGGTCTGTGTCCAGCGGGTGGCGTGAGGAGCTAACCCTGGGTGATCCTAGGGCGCGGGAGTCGTGGGCGCGGGGTTATGCGCGTTCACTGAAAGCGGTTAGTAACGCGGTTAGCCGCGTGAAGTCTTTTGTCATGTAA
- a CDS encoding phage gene 29 protein family protein, with product MDDIYPYPVADDSHPLAWVFFNAAGFRFDLESCEKLAAHVFDSLKCGAPGSNGDPLIKYDGLGGMGGPWEAGAWIPADQGRASVRVTAPSVDIGAMTVEEREELRAALEAVDVMERANSLDRGGE from the coding sequence GTGGATGATATTTACCCGTACCCCGTTGCTGATGATTCCCACCCTTTGGCGTGGGTTTTTTTTAACGCAGCGGGTTTTCGCTTTGATCTTGAGTCGTGCGAAAAATTAGCGGCTCATGTGTTCGACTCGTTGAAGTGTGGCGCCCCGGGGTCTAATGGTGACCCGCTGATTAAATACGACGGCCTGGGCGGCATGGGTGGCCCGTGGGAGGCCGGGGCGTGGATTCCAGCCGATCAGGGGCGCGCCAGTGTGCGCGTCACGGCCCCGTCTGTGGATATTGGGGCTATGACGGTGGAAGAGCGGGAGGAATTGCGCGCCGCCTTGGAGGCTGTGGACGTGATGGAACGCGCTAATAGCTTAGATAGGGGTGGTGAATAG